In Camelina sativa cultivar DH55 chromosome 13, Cs, whole genome shotgun sequence, the genomic window TTTCCGTTGTCTCTAAACTCCTACAATGGCGTTTAATCACAGGAAGATGCTTGTTTCATGTCTACGTATTAAAGATTTCAACTTTTGTTTACATCAATACCTtccgccgccgccaccaccacctccacctccaccgccACAGAGGGAGCTCTCTCTTCTACTCCCCACCTCGATCTGGGTTGCCGGCTCTATCTTACTCTTCCTATTTCTAGTCATCTTCCTCTACCTATACGTCACGCAACCACGGAGGACCTCAGCCGCCACAGTAACTCCCGGTAACACAAGCCGAcgggaagacgaagaagaaacagaggagagagaaTTATCCGACTTCCACCACGTCTGGCGAATCCCCACAGTCGGTCTCCGCCGTTCGGAGATCAACTCGATCACAGTCGTTGGATTCAAAAAGGGAGAAGGTTTAATCGACGACACAGAATGCTCCGTGTGCTTAAACGAGTTCGAAGAAGACGAATCGTTGAGATTGTTACCAAAGTGTAGCCACGCGTTTCACATCAATTGCATCGACACTTGGTTGCAATCTCACAAGAACTGTCCTTTATGCCGTGCCCCTGTTCTTCCTCTCACTAAacctcctcatcctcatcaagaaacagagaccATTCATCATCAACCAGTTTCTGCTCAATCGAACGATAACCTCAGTGGACGACAAGAGAGTTCTAGATCCAGAAACCTTCACATTCTCACAAGAGCACAAAGCGATTTGGCAAACCATTGTGGCTGGGGAAGAGTAGAAAATGTGAGACGATCGTCTTCAATCGGAGGAAGCTTGTCACTTTGCGATGTTAACAATATTGCTAATAGAAGCGGAAGACACTTCCACACAAGTTTGTGCTGCTAACTTGTTCTCAgcatcaagaagatcaagaaatcaagaacccGTTCTACCTTCAGTATAACCAGTTAAACGGTGACTACAATTATAGCTAATGTAATGTGATGAAACGTAGTGTGTTTATTATAAACAGTATCTGAAATAAATGGAAACCTTCGATGTTACAAGACTGTTTGATCAAGAAGCAATAAACACATGGGAAAGATAAACATTTCAAGAGACTTAAGCAAATacgttatatattaaaaactttcgTTGGGAtatttcgtcgaacaccttaAAGACACTAACcaactgaaaattaaaaaacgaTCCAAGCACCAAACTTATTACAAGAACCAATTAGATAAACGCGAACAAAATCCCAGAAATAGAGTACCCATAGACTAATTAAACCATAAGCAAGAGATAGCGTAACCAGAGTCTTCAAGCTCGTTCACCTCTGATTCTCCTGGCGAGTTGGATATCCTTAGGCATGATTGTAACCCTCTTAGCGTGAATCGCGCAGAGGTTAGTGTCTTCAAACAAACCAACAAGGTAAGCCTCAGCAGCCTCTTGTAAAGCAGCGACGGCGCTACTCTGGAACCTCAGATCCGTCTTGAAGTCCTGAGCAATCTCACGAACAAGACGCTGGAATGGGAGCTTACGGATCAAAAGCTCCGTGCTCTTCTGGTATTTTCTGATCTCTCTCAAGGCAACGGTTCCGGGACGGAATCTGTGCGGCTTCTTGACCCCTCCGGTGGCGGGAGCGGACTTCCTCGCCGCCTTGGTCGCGAGCTGCTTCCTTGGTACTTTGCCTCCGGTGGATTTCCTAGCGGTTTGCTTAGTACGAGCCATTTTCGAAATCAATCAGCTTAAAAcaaatgtttcttcttctcgagGTGTGTTGAATTGTGAAGATTGAAGTCTGGAGAGGTCTTGGTTTTAAtgggaagagagaaagagtggcGGTGAGATAAAAAAGAGACTTGGAGGGAATTTTTTCGTTTTGGAGGGAAGTTTATTTTCTAGTCCGTTCGATTATGAAAAAGACAATCGACGGCTGAGATTATCAGGATATGAATCCGTGTGAGTACTTATCAACCAATTAGAATAGTTTCTTTTCAAGAACTTTTGGCGATCCGCGTGATTaattttcaaccaatcaaaaccaTTCTTTTGCTCCACGTGGACTTTTGAGTGTTTTTTGAGTTGGCGCTCAATCGAGAAAAACTTTAGGCCATGAGCGGCTCAATTAATTTTTAAGTAGAAAAGtctgaaattttcaattttagcaatttttacttgggaattttttttataaaaaagataataaCACTTACTCTTCAACTGATTGATGATATTTGTGTACCACTAATGGAACATACGATTgcgtttttttaattagataaatcaaaatgtattatttgttaacaactatcaaatattcaaaactagagaaggaagaaaataacAGGAACAAATCtcacaataaagaaaaaaaatcgattgCTAATTGTAACAGTAAAACCGTACGAACATATAAGTTACAAGTTCTTACGCCTAGTTTAGTAAAAAACTCATCGGTGCTTTACAATTTTATCAGATTAAGATTCCAAAGCTTGATTGAAAAAGTAAAACTAGTCTTCCAATACAATTAAGAGTAGGAAGAATAAGTTTGTTCATTTCATTAAACGAGACTTCAAATTTGAAAGATACTGGTTCTAGgatcaacaaatcaaaatatgaaaataacagtggattgatatttcatttgggAATTTCGTCGAACATCTGGAAGAccaaaatctaaacaaaaagaCTACTTAAAAACGAAGAGAGGACTGATTTACATAATCCAACGAAACCAAACAGgactactcttcttcttcgttcttggTTCTCTTAAGCCCTCTCTCCTCTGATCCTCCTGGCAAGCTGAATATCCTTAGGCATGATAGTGACTCTCTTGGCGTGAATCGCGCAAAGGTTAGTGTCCTCAAAGAGCCCGACCAAGTAAGCCTCAGCTGCTTCTTGAAGAGCCGCGACTGCACTGCTCTGGAACCTCAGATCCGTCTTGAAATCCTGAGCGATCTCACGAACCAATCTCTGGAACGGAAGCTTACGGATCAGAAGCTCTGTGCTCTTCTGGTACTTCCTGATCTCTCTCAAGGCAACGGTTCCTGGACGGAATCTGTGTGGCTTCTTCACTCCTCCGGTGGCCGGAGCTGATTTCCTCGCCGCCTTGGTCGCGAGCTGCTTCCTCGGTGCTTTTCCTCCGGTGGATTTGCGAGCCGTTTGCTTGGTACGAGCCATTTGTGAGTTTCTGGGAATCTCAAATTTACTTtcttttgatttcgatttgCTGAGAATGTGATTGAGATTGTTGTACTGAGAGACTCAGAGATTGTGAGGTGTGTTTTATATACTcaagagagagaggaagtgTTTGTGTTTAGTCCGTTAGATCTTTTTCTTATCAACGGTTGAGATTGTGATCGGCGTCATATATTAACTAACCAATCAGAATGGTTTCTCAGTATCCGCGTCATATGTTTAGTAACCAATCAGAATGaaactatcttttttttattcaattatgttttatatataagcaTCGATTGAAATTCCCAAAAATTGAAGCTATGGTCACTCATATTGTGCATATGATGGTTGTTTCTCGTCCTCAAATCAGACCTATAGTTTCGTCTTTTGCTAGATCCATTGAATATCTAATAGATATACCCGAAAGGTTACATAAATATGTTGTAGCGATCACACACAATGAGTTACGTTTGGTGTTACTGTTATCTACATGAAATAGGTTGCTGACAGCCAACATGATTTTAAACTATTGTCAATGCTGAAAGACAcgtattttgatatatatgtttatgcacaagaagaagaagcccatGGTCTTCCATGCGACTGTGCCCTTTACATCCATTATTCTTATGTGATCTAAAGCTTGTCTTGACCAATTTTGTCTCAACGCATTTTTATGAATACATATCATTCATGTTGACATAAAAATAATCTCGTATTGgtgtccaaatttttttttttttcttatttctttttgtgaGTCAATTCACTGGTAgcatatacataattttatgtttattgttataAAAGCATAGAGGAACACATGTTCAATACTCAATAGTAACTAATGTCAAAATCTTAAGTGATTTCTTTTGCATCTGTGGTTTATACATTGATTACATTCataagtaatttttaaaaattagtgttattatttattggaagcaaagtgtttattttgtttttaattgcagAAGATTTAGttctgtttttaaaagattaataaattaaatacatatgaattttgatgatattttagatttgttttaataattttcatagCCAAATACCTTGTACTTTTCATAATCTATAGTTAAATAAATCTTTATATTAAACTGGTAAAAGATAATACTGGTATATCTATTCATCAAATACAATATTGGTAAACGTATTCATTTACAATACAAATCAACAGTGTATTAAAATAACATAGTAGTTGATAGACTTATTCATTACAAAtcaacattttattaaaaataacaactATATATTGATTGGTCTATGAACTCGTCATAtgtaatataaagtttttttaataggatCGACGACTTTAGAATGAAaggatatatacaaaattaatagttaaagaaaaggaaaattattataaatttggaTGTTTCAGAAAGGAAAACTCACGTAAGTAATAAAAAAGACAgctatagaaaaaaaatggaaaatgtaTTAAACGTTGGaggcttataaaaaaaaaaaaaaaaaaagcaaatcccACAAACCTCACAAAACACAgttgcttcaattttttttttttttttgcaacatcCGTCGTCGACAGAATGCCAGAATTCAAAGCTCTACTAATCGGAAAAGTCAAAGACAAAGCTTCAATAGGTAAAGCAAGACTGGTTCATAGTTTCAGTTCGAATTCCGTCAAAAACATTCATCTAGCTCTCTTGAAATCAACAACTCATAGTCATCGTAAACCGCCAGATAGTGACTATGTCTCCGACGTTATCTCATACTCCAACAGCCCTTACGCTCCGGCAGCTTTCGCTGCGGCTCTATGGAGAATACGTGTCACCAAGAACGCTTTCGTGGCCAACAAATCTCTCATAGTCTTACACAAGCTTATCAAATCATCAAGAGACAAGTTTGAAGGACTCGATCACCGTTGGAACAATCTGAAATTGAGAGAGTTTTGGGACAAATCTTCGAGTCTAGCGCAAGAGTTGTCTCAATGGGTTAGATGgtaaatttactttttcttcttcttcttttcctttttttttcgtttgtatTCTATCAATTGACTGTGACgttttatcaaatttatttgGACTTGTTCATACCGACGGttgatattatgaaattttttatctaataatttatatttatatttcaggTATGGACTTTACTTGGATCATCTCTCGTGGATTTCGAAGGTATTAGGATCTTTCCCAAGTTTCATAGAGAGCTCAAAAGACAGAGCTAAAGAGAAAGATCGTGTTTCGTCTTACAAAACCggatatattatgaaacaaaccGATTTCCTTGTATGTTTTTTCGAGCACATATGTACCAGACCGGAGAGCCCACCTATGTTTCAAAACAAGATCGTGGACGAGATCAGAGAGCTCGTGATTCAAGACTACTTCGCGGTTATGATGCTGATTGTAGTACGGCTTCAAATATTGAGTGAAAGATTAATTAAACCGGGTATTAAACCAGTTGGTGATTCCGGTTTGAGTCTGGTTTTGGTGAGACTTGAAGAATGCAAGGAGAGTTTGAGTGGGTTTTTATGGCGTAACAGACGTCTTGCAGAAGATTTTTGGTGTTTGGTTGAGATGTTGAAGGCCGAAACGGCAAAAGACAATAAGGAGATTGTTGAATTCGTCGGTTCGGTTCAGAAAACGGTCAAGGACGATGAGGAGATGGTTGAACTAGCCGGTTCGGTTCAGACCGAATGGGTAACATTCGACGACACTGAGACGGCAACACATGTGGTGCCATGGGATTCAGAATGGGTAAAATTTGATGATCCAAATGGATTGACGAATGAGTCGGTCTGGCTAAGTCTGTGTACGTAATATTTGAAAACTGGTTGATTCGTTTAGGTGAGAAAAGATCCGGTCTACACAACACATGGAAAGGCCGAAGGCGTCTCACTAGTCACTACGAACATAAAAACTAGCTGAATGATTTAATTTGCTTTTTGTCTTGGAATGTgttgtgtcattttttttttcaattgtgcTTGAATCCTTATTTCATAAAGACAGGGAGAAGTGATTCTGTATGTAAATAACTTCTTATGAAATCTATGAAGNNNNNNNNNNNNNNNNNNNNNNNNNNNNNNNNNNNNNNNNNNNNNNNNNNNNNNNNNNNNNNNNNNNNNNNNNNNNNNNNNNNNNNNNNNNNNNNNNNNNNNNNNNNNNNNNNNNNNNNNNNNNNNNNNNNNNNNNNNNNNNNNNNNNNNNNNNNNNNNNNNNNNNNNNNNNNNNNNNNNNNNNNNNNNNNNNNNNNNNNNNNNNNNNNNNNNNNNNNNNNNNNNNNNNNNNNNNNNNNNNNNNNNNNNNNNNNNNNNNNNNNNNNNNNNNNNNNNNNNNNNNNNNNNNNNNNNNNNNNNNNNNNNNNNNNNNNNNNNNNNNNNNNNNNNNNNNNNNNNNNNNNNNNNNNNNNNNNNNNNNNNNNNNNNNTACTAATTGCCCCATTCAATCAATTATTAATCATATCATGTGAGATTGAAACGAtaggatatttgtttgttacTCAGAAAAAGACAATTTAAATTCATTGACCGTAtgatagaaaataattttatattataatcaaaatacCAACTTCAGTTTCTTCCGTCAGGTACTGACCATTTTTGAATGCGCATACTTGCTTTATGTGCCTGCAATGCTTAAAGTAATACGCAGTTACTTCTTTGCCCCACATTACAATCCCTCTAGATCAAGAAGaggtaacaaaacaaaatactagCCTAGATCAAGAAGaggtaacaaaacaaaaaaaaaacttcaagttATCAACTTAGTAAAATTATAACGTCTGACAAGAATAatattcttattcatatatatatatatatatatataggcgcTTTTTGTTGTTAAATCTTCAAAAATTACTATgagttaaaaatgaaaaagatattTTGTAGTATTCTTCTTGTTACCTCATGATCCCAGTCGCATCTTGTAGTGATGATTATTAATATCAACGTTTGAATTGCGGTTCCTCCGAATATCATACCGGCCCATATTCCCTACCATCATTACAAAGACATACACATATGTATATTAGTTCATCGCCacaaatattaatatcaaacaaaaatataatatttgccgacataaaaaaaaattgccgaCTGCATCAAAATTAtcaagatattttttgtttaaatgccGACGTTTGGTATAAAGtatgtaattatattttgagtaaataaaaataaatggagAAAACGTGGCAAACCTTGACTCCAAATTTGAAAACCCAGTCCATAGTAAGCCCAAACGGAAGCCCGATAAGGTAGTAACATCCCAGATTTATATATGCCACGTAAGATTGCCAACCCGAACCAACCGCAACACCTAGTCAAATCAAAATGTCAAAAAGTCTACACTACTTCTGTTGACCCGGTTTATGTAATTAATTGAGGCGTACCGGAAAGAACTGGTTGCACACTGTTGAGAAGAATAGTGAAGGCTAAGAGACCAGAAAGGTTATCAACTGCGTTTATGACATCTTCACTTGAAGAAAAGAACGAACCGATTTGGCCGTGGAATATTACTACCAACACAGTGAGGACTAATCCGATAATCAACGATAGTGCGATGGACACGATCGTTGCAAATCTTGCTCCTTTCCCATTACCAGCTCCTAGTTCGTTTGCCACTCGAATTCTGTAAACAcaataactattttatttgtacCTACAGTATATTAATTCTTTTATAGATATTTATGCGCATATAATCCCAAGTTTAGTTATGAACTTGTAATTANACATACACATATGTATATTAGTTCATCGCCacaaatattaatatcaaacaaaaatataatatttgccgacataaaaaaaaattgccgaCTGCATCAAAATTAtcaagatattttttgtttaaatgccGACGTTTGGTATAAAGtatgtaattatattttgagtaaataaaaataaatggagAAAACGTGGCAAACCTTGACTCCAAATTTGAAAACCCAGTCCATAGTAAGCCCAAACGGAAGCCCGATAAGGTAGTAACATCCCAGATTTATATATGCCACGTAAGATTGCCAACCCGAACCAACCGCAACACCTAGTCAAATCAAAATGTCAAAAAGTCTACACTACTTCTGTTGACCCGGTTTATGTAATTAATTGAGGCGTACCGGAAAGAACTGGTTGCACACTGTTGAGAAGAATAGTGAAGGCTAAGAGACCAGAAAGGTTATCAACTGCGTTTATGACATCTTCACTTGAAGAAAAGAACGAACCGATTTGGCCGTGGAATATTACTACCAACACAGTGAGGACTAATCCGATAATCAACGATAGTGCGATGGACACGATCGTTGCAAATCTTGCTCCTTTCCCATTACCAGCTCCTAGTTCGTTTGCCACTCGAATTCTGTAAACAcaataactattttatttgtacCTACAGTATATTAATTCTTTTATAGATATTTATGCGCATATAATCCCAAGTTTAGTTATGAACTTGTAATTATATATGATAATGTATGTCAACAAAACATTGGTGAATGGCAATCTTAAAAGTTACCCGGTTCCCGCAAAGAATGCAAGTGGAATNGTAAGATTGCCAACCCGAACCAACCGCAACACCTAGTCAAATCAAAATGTCAAAAAGTCTACACTACTTCTGTTGACCCGGTTTATGTAATTAATTGAGGCGTACCGGAAAGAACTGGTTGCACACTGTTGAGAAGAATAGTGAAGGCTAAGAGACCAGAAAGGTTATCAACTGCGTTTATGACATCTTCACTTGAAGAAAAGAACGAACCGATTTGGCCGTGGAATATTACTACCAACACAGTGAGGACTAATCCGATAATCAACGATAGTGCGATGGACACGATCGTTGCAAATCTTGCTCCTTTCCCATTACCAGCTCCTAGTTCGTTTGCCACTCGAATTCTGTAAACAcaataactattttatttgtacCTACAGTATATTAATTCTTTTATAGATATTTATGCGCATATAATCCCAAGTTTAGTTATGAACTTGTAATTATATATGATAATGTATGTCAACAAAACATTGGTGAATGGCAATCTTAAAA contains:
- the LOC104735051 gene encoding E3 ubiquitin-protein ligase RING1-like — its product is MAFNHRKMLVSCLRIKDFNFCLHQYLPPPPPPPPPPPPQRELSLLLPTSIWVAGSILLFLFLVIFLYLYVTQPRRTSAATVTPGNTSRREDEEETEERELSDFHHVWRIPTVGLRRSEINSITVVGFKKGEGLIDDTECSVCLNEFEEDESLRLLPKCSHAFHINCIDTWLQSHKNCPLCRAPVLPLTKPPHPHQETETIHHQPVSAQSNDNLSGRQESSRSRNLHILTRAQSDLANHCGWGRVENVRRSSSIGGSLSLCDVNNIANRSGRHFHTSLCC
- the LOC104737918 gene encoding histone H3-like centromeric protein CSE4, with amino-acid sequence MARTKQTARKSTGGKAPRKQLATKAARKSAPATGGVKKPHRFRPGTVALREIRKYQKSTELLIRKLPFQRLVREIAQDFKTDLRFQSSAVAALQEAAEAYLVGLFEDTNLCAIHAKRVTIMPKDIQLARRIRGERALISKMARTKQTARKSTGGKVPRKQLATKAARKSAPATGGVKKPHRFRPGTVALREIRKYQKSTELLIRKLPFQRLVREIAQDFKTDLRFQSSAVAALQEAAEAYLVGLFEDTNLCAIHAKRVTIMPKDIQLARRIRGERA
- the LOC104735052 gene encoding putative clathrin assembly protein At5g10410, with the translated sequence MPEFKALLIGKVKDKASIGKARLVHSFSSNSVKNIHLALLKSTTHSHRKPPDSDYVSDVISYSNSPYAPAAFAAALWRIRVTKNAFVANKSLIVLHKLIKSSRDKFEGLDHRWNNLKLREFWDKSSSLAQELSQWVRWYGLYLDHLSWISKVLGSFPSFIESSKDRAKEKDRVSSYKTGYIMKQTDFLVCFFEHICTRPESPPMFQNKIVDEIRELVIQDYFAVMMLIVVRLQILSERLIKPGIKPVGDSGLSLVLVRLEECKESLSGFLWRNRRLAEDFWCLVEMLKAETAKDNKEIVEFVGSVQKTVKDDEEMVELAGSVQTEWVTFDDTETATHVVPWDSEWVKFDDPNGLTNESVWLSLCT